In the Rhodothermales bacterium genome, one interval contains:
- a CDS encoding T9SS type A sorting domain-containing protein produces MSKLVLTVVATLIALHGLHAQDTVAQAVNRSSADFSTYLPIIVIDTEGQAIPDEPKVRARMGIVDNGPGNVNSTSDAFGSYDGYIGVELRGSSSQSFPKKSFAIETRDVDGNDIDVALLGFPEEEDWVLYAPYSDKSLIRNVLIFGLSNRLGRYATRTRFVELVINNDYRGVYVLMESVKRDRNRVDISKLNPDEVVGDNLTGGYIVKIDKGGEGWISPFAPRVGLNRQVRYSYHYPKTSEIASEQQAYIQGVVTAFEDLMASDDWADPSYGYSAHIDVDAAVDYFILHELARNVDAYRISTYMYKDKDKDSIGEGKLVFGPIWDFNLSFGNVDYYNAGNYIGFQVESGVPDADGAHPPFWWKKLWEDPALNRKVIQRWETLRLGPLHNDSLMQFIDDMAGVLGEPAARNFDRWPVLGTYVWPNAFIGNTFSEEVGFLKGWLVDRLSWMDANLLRVVTGVELAVPPADGGYTLSSVYPNPLHNNQGWVTLVVGRDQSVRADVYDVLGRRVLAAFDGKLVATEQRQLPLDTRSLGSGVYILRIAGDTFEAARLAVVAR; encoded by the coding sequence ATGTCGAAACTCGTACTGACGGTAGTCGCGACACTGATCGCGCTTCACGGGCTCCACGCCCAGGACACCGTCGCACAGGCGGTCAATCGCTCGTCGGCGGACTTCTCGACCTATCTTCCCATCATCGTCATCGATACTGAGGGACAGGCCATACCGGACGAGCCGAAGGTGCGGGCTCGCATGGGCATCGTGGACAACGGACCGGGGAACGTCAATTCGACCTCCGACGCATTCGGTTCTTACGATGGCTACATCGGTGTCGAACTGCGCGGTAGTAGCTCGCAGAGCTTCCCCAAGAAATCGTTCGCAATCGAGACGCGCGACGTGGACGGCAACGATATCGACGTTGCATTGCTGGGCTTTCCCGAGGAAGAAGACTGGGTACTTTACGCGCCGTATAGCGACAAATCGTTGATTCGCAACGTGCTCATCTTTGGGCTCTCCAACCGACTCGGTCGGTATGCAACTCGGACGCGCTTCGTCGAACTCGTGATCAACAATGACTATCGGGGGGTCTACGTGCTGATGGAGTCCGTCAAGCGCGACAGGAATCGCGTGGATATCTCTAAGCTTAATCCCGACGAGGTGGTTGGGGACAACTTGACTGGCGGCTACATCGTCAAGATCGACAAAGGCGGCGAGGGCTGGATCTCACCGTTTGCCCCGCGCGTCGGACTGAATCGACAGGTCAGGTATAGCTACCACTACCCAAAGACGTCCGAGATCGCATCTGAGCAGCAGGCCTACATCCAGGGTGTTGTGACGGCCTTTGAGGACTTGATGGCGAGCGACGATTGGGCCGATCCGAGTTACGGCTATTCCGCGCACATCGACGTAGATGCAGCGGTCGACTACTTCATCCTGCACGAACTCGCGAGGAACGTCGATGCGTACCGAATCAGTACGTACATGTACAAGGACAAGGACAAGGACAGTATCGGTGAAGGGAAGCTGGTATTTGGTCCGATCTGGGACTTCAATCTTAGCTTCGGAAACGTCGACTACTACAACGCCGGGAACTACATCGGCTTCCAGGTCGAGTCGGGCGTCCCGGACGCGGACGGCGCCCATCCGCCATTCTGGTGGAAGAAACTATGGGAAGATCCCGCCCTCAATCGAAAGGTGATCCAGAGATGGGAAACGCTGCGGCTGGGTCCGTTGCACAACGATTCTCTGATGCAGTTTATCGACGACATGGCCGGGGTCCTTGGTGAGCCGGCGGCACGCAACTTCGATCGTTGGCCCGTACTTGGTACGTACGTGTGGCCGAACGCCTTCATCGGCAACACGTTTTCCGAGGAGGTCGGTTTTCTTAAGGGTTGGCTGGTCGACCGTCTCTCGTGGATGGACGCGAACCTGCTGAGAGTGGTGACTGGTGTCGAACTTGCCGTGCCTCCAGCAGACGGGGGATATACACTGTCGTCCGTCTACCCGAATCCACTTCACAACAACCAGGGTTGGGTCACACTCGTCGTCGGTAGAGATCAGAGTGTTCGGGCAGACGTCTACGACGTACTCGGGCGACGCGTCCTTGCGGCTTTCGACGGAAAGCTTGTGGCGACCGAACAAAGGCAACTCCCGCTTGACACGCGGAGCCTCGGTTCAGGAGTCTACATTCTTCGCATCGCGGGGGACACGTTCGAAGCGGCGAGGCTGGCTGTAGTCGCAAGGTGA